Proteins encoded by one window of Cyanobium sp. NS01:
- a CDS encoding GNAT family N-acetyltransferase, with product MLETKRLILREMTLDDIDDLLEVLSDPKAMQFYPKPFDRQMTQMWIERNMQRYAQHGFGLWALILKERGKLIGDCGLVLQEVDGVEEVEVGYHIRRDLWGQGLAKESALVCRDYGFSHLVCSRLISLIHPANVASRRVAEKIGMRLIREVEWRNKPTCVYAVERSSSAA from the coding sequence ATGCTGGAAACCAAACGGTTAATTTTGAGAGAGATGACTCTTGATGACATAGACGATTTACTTGAAGTCCTATCCGATCCTAAAGCGATGCAGTTCTACCCAAAACCATTCGATCGCCAAATGACTCAAATGTGGATTGAGCGGAATATGCAGAGATATGCTCAACATGGTTTTGGGCTATGGGCACTGATTCTTAAAGAGAGGGGCAAGCTGATTGGCGATTGTGGCTTGGTTCTTCAAGAAGTTGATGGTGTTGAAGAAGTGGAAGTTGGCTACCATATTCGTCGTGATTTATGGGGGCAAGGGTTAGCAAAGGAATCCGCTCTAGTCTGTCGTGATTATGGGTTTAGTCACTTAGTTTGTAGCAGACTCATCTCGTTGATTCATCCTGCCAATGTTGCCTCGCGGCGGGTTGCCGAAAAGATTGGAATGAGGCTGATAAGAGAGGTGGAGTGGCGAAATAAACCGACCTGTGTTTATGCAGTTGAACGCAGTAGTAGCGCAGCATAA
- a CDS encoding deoxyguanosinetriphosphate triphosphohydrolase family protein, with product MTPSREQRQIEEPTYERTPFEVDRDRVLYSYEFRRLAGVTQAANASEGPNLHNRLTHSLKVAQVGRRLAQYLKLRFPGEVDSCGGLDVDVVECACLAHDLGHPPFGHAAEEVLNQCLGAIDPNLGFEGNAQSFRVVVRRAIRRTRSDGLNLTSATLNAILKYPWAQADMKGKETRKWGFYPEETEAFQFARTHAPNGRSGLQTLEAAAMDLADDIAYSVHDVDDFYRAGMIPLDQLISGTDARTSFLDWICCHPKARSLGFSPSEVDTKGNEYFESLRAASSLRAPFVNTREQLQDLHTLTSSHITRFLGCAEDLSPIQIDPAEDVQIARPQWLNFEIMILKLLMQRYVYQDNSLLAQQHGHKRLINEVFHALMDSIEAHGSDGMVPRRFEREAQEAMGERLLAARLAADIICSMDEPQILMLYQRLLGIRPGILAERLIH from the coding sequence GTGACGCCATCTCGCGAGCAACGGCAAATTGAGGAGCCTACCTACGAACGGACTCCTTTTGAGGTTGATCGAGATAGAGTACTTTACTCATATGAATTTAGGCGTTTAGCGGGAGTCACACAGGCTGCAAACGCTTCCGAAGGTCCAAACCTGCACAATCGTTTGACGCATAGCCTTAAGGTAGCTCAAGTTGGTCGCAGATTAGCCCAATACCTTAAGTTGCGCTTTCCGGGCGAGGTCGACAGTTGTGGTGGCCTGGATGTTGATGTAGTCGAATGCGCATGTTTGGCACATGACTTGGGCCATCCACCATTCGGCCACGCAGCAGAAGAAGTGCTAAACCAGTGCCTGGGAGCCATTGATCCAAATCTAGGCTTTGAAGGAAATGCGCAGTCGTTCAGAGTTGTTGTAAGACGAGCTATCCGGCGGACCAGAAGCGATGGGCTAAACCTAACTTCGGCAACGCTTAATGCAATTCTCAAGTATCCTTGGGCGCAAGCGGATATGAAGGGCAAAGAAACCAGAAAATGGGGATTCTATCCAGAAGAAACTGAAGCATTTCAGTTTGCTAGAACCCACGCCCCTAATGGACGATCAGGTCTTCAGACTCTTGAAGCGGCAGCCATGGATTTGGCTGATGACATCGCCTACTCAGTCCATGATGTAGACGACTTCTATCGAGCCGGAATGATTCCTCTTGATCAATTGATCAGTGGAACTGATGCAAGAACTAGCTTTTTGGATTGGATATGCTGCCATCCAAAGGCTCGATCATTGGGTTTTTCACCTTCGGAAGTAGACACGAAGGGGAATGAGTACTTTGAGAGCTTGAGGGCAGCAAGCTCGCTTAGAGCACCATTCGTAAATACACGCGAGCAGCTACAAGATCTCCATACCCTAACTTCTAGTCACATAACACGATTCTTGGGATGCGCCGAAGATCTCTCTCCCATTCAAATTGATCCAGCCGAGGATGTCCAGATCGCACGACCTCAATGGCTTAACTTCGAAATTATGATTCTAAAGCTGCTAATGCAGCGATATGTCTACCAAGACAACAGTCTGCTTGCACAGCAACATGGTCACAAGCGATTAATCAATGAAGTGTTCCATGCTTTGATGGATTCAATCGAGGCTCATGGCAGTGATGGCATGGTTCCAAGACGATTTGAGCGTGAAGCGCAAGAGGCGATGGGAGAGAGATTATTGGCAGCTCGGCTTGCCGCAGACATTATCTGCTCTATGGACGAGCCGCAGATCCTTATGCTTTATCAGAGACTTCTAGGCATACGGCCAGGTATTCTCGCTGAACGTCTCATCCACTAG